From a region of the Pan paniscus chromosome 19, NHGRI_mPanPan1-v2.0_pri, whole genome shotgun sequence genome:
- the CDK5RAP3 gene encoding CDK5 regulatory subunit-associated protein 3 isoform X3, producing the protein MKDWQEIIALYEKDNTYLVELSSLLVRNVNYEIPSLKKQIAKCQQLQQEYSRKEEECQAGAAEMREQFYHSCKQYGIMGENVRGELLALVKDLPSQLAEIGAAAQQSLGEAIDVYQASVGFVCESPTEQVLPMLRFVQKRGNSTVYEWRTGTEPSVVERPHLEELPEQVAEDAIDWGDFGVEAVSEGTDSGISAEAAGIDWGIFPESDSKDPGGDGIDWGDDAVALQITVLEAGTQAPEGVARGPDALTLLEYTETRNQFLDELMELEIFLAQRAVELSEEADVLSVSQFQLAPAILQGQTKEKMVTMVSVLEDLIGKLTSLQLQHLFMILASPRYVDRVTEFLQQKLKQSQLLALKKELMVQKQQEALEEQAALEPKLDLLLEKTKALQKLIEADISRRYSGRPVNLMGTSL; encoded by the exons TGGAACTCTCTAGCCTCCTGGTTCGGAATGTCAACTATGAGATCCCCTCACTGAAGAAGCAGATTGCCAAGTGCCAGCAGCTGCAACAAGAATACAGCCGCAAGGAGGAGGAGTGCCAGGCAGGGGCTGCCGAGATGCGGGAGCAGTTCTACCACTCCTGCAAGCAGTATGGCATCATG GGCGAAAATGTCCGAGGAGAACTGCTGGCCCTGGTGAAGGACCTGCCGAGTCAGCTGGCTGAGATTGGGGCAGCGGCTCAGCAGTCCCTGGGGGAAGCCATTGACGTGTACCAGGCATCTGTGGGGTTTGTGTGTGAGAG CCCCACAGAGCAGGTGTTGCCAATGCTGCGGTTCGTGCAGAAGCGGGGAAACTCAACGGTGTACGAGTGGAGGACAGGGACAGAGCCCTCTGTGGTGGAACGACCCCACCTCGAGGAGCTTCCTGAGCAGGTGGCAGAAGATGCG aTTGACTGGGGCGACTTTGGGGTAGAGGCAGTGTCTGAGGGGACTGACTCTGGCATCTCTGCCGAGGCTGCTGGAATCGACTGGGGCATCTTCCCGGAATCAGATTCAAAG GATCCTGGAGGTGATGGGATAGACTGGGGAGACGATGCTGTTGCTTTGCAGATCACAGTGCTGGAAGCAGGAACCCAGG CTCCAGAAGGTGTTGCCAGGGGCCCAGATGCCCTGACACTGCTTGAATACACTGAGACCCGGAATCAGTTCCTTGATGAGCTCATGGAG CTTGAGATCTTCTTAGCCCAGAGAGCAGTGGAGTTGAGTGAGGAGGCAGATGTCCTGTCTGTGAGCCAGTTCCAGCTGGCTCCAGCCATCCTGCAGGGCCAGACCAAAGAGAAGATGGTTACCATGGTGTCAGTGCTGGAGGATCTGATTGGCAAGCTTACCAGTCTTCAGCTGCAACACCTGTTTATGATCCTGGCCTCACCAAG GTATGTGGACCGAGTGACTGAATTCCTCCAGCAAAAGCTGAAGCAGTCCcagctgctggctttgaagaaagaGCTGATGGTGCAGAAGCAGCAGGAGGCACTTGAGGAGCAGGCGGCTCTGGAGCCTAAGCTGGACCTGCTACTGGAGAAGACCAAGGCGCTGCAGAAGCTG ATTGAAGCTGACATCTCCAGGAGGTACAGTGGGCGCCCTGTGAACCTGATGGGAACCTCTCTGTGA